The following are encoded in a window of Ferribacterium limneticum genomic DNA:
- the metX gene encoding homoserine O-succinyltransferase MetX, giving the protein MPGQSVGTVDSQRAHFDQPLHLRSGGILPAYDLVYETYGTLNAAKSNAILVCHALSGHHHVAGYYADQPENIGWWDNIVGPGRPLDTDRFFIVGLNNLGGCHGSTGPSSINPATGKPWGADFPIVAVNDWVHAQARLADRLGIDSWAAVMGGSLGGMQALRWSITYPERVRNAIVIAAAPKLSAQNIAFNDVARQAILTDPDFHGGNYYEHNTRPLRGLRLARMLGHITYLSDDQMGAKFGRELRNSAFSFGFDVEFEVESYLRYQGDKFAGYFDANTYLLMTKALDYFDPSREDNGNLIATMARSKANYLIASFTTDWRFTPARSKEIVAALLANGRNVSYAEIDLNFGHDSFLMEDAHYHGVVDAYLRNIKL; this is encoded by the coding sequence ATGCCAGGACAATCCGTCGGCACCGTCGACTCGCAGCGGGCCCACTTCGATCAGCCATTGCATTTACGCAGTGGTGGGATTTTGCCCGCCTACGATCTGGTTTATGAAACGTACGGGACGCTCAACGCAGCAAAGTCAAACGCTATCCTGGTCTGCCATGCGCTTTCCGGCCATCATCATGTCGCTGGTTATTACGCTGACCAGCCGGAAAATATCGGCTGGTGGGACAACATCGTCGGTCCGGGACGGCCGCTCGATACCGACAGATTCTTCATCGTCGGCCTGAACAATCTGGGCGGCTGCCATGGCTCGACCGGGCCGTCCTCGATCAATCCGGCCACAGGCAAACCATGGGGGGCCGATTTTCCGATTGTTGCGGTCAATGACTGGGTGCACGCCCAGGCCAGACTGGCCGACCGGCTTGGCATCGACAGCTGGGCCGCTGTCATGGGCGGCAGTCTGGGTGGCATGCAGGCGTTGCGCTGGAGCATTACCTACCCGGAGCGGGTACGCAACGCAATTGTCATTGCGGCTGCGCCCAAGCTGTCGGCGCAAAATATTGCCTTCAACGATGTCGCCCGCCAGGCCATCCTGACCGACCCGGATTTCCACGGCGGCAATTACTATGAACACAACACACGACCGCTACGCGGCCTGCGCCTAGCCCGCATGCTCGGCCACATCACCTACCTGTCGGACGACCAGATGGGTGCGAAATTCGGCCGCGAACTACGCAATAGTGCGTTTTCATTCGGTTTTGATGTCGAATTCGAGGTCGAATCCTATCTGCGCTACCAGGGCGACAAGTTTGCCGGCTACTTCGATGCCAATACCTATCTGCTGATGACCAAGGCGCTCGACTATTTCGACCCGTCGCGCGAGGACAACGGCAACCTGATTGCCACCATGGCACGCAGCAAGGCAAACTACCTGATAGCCTCGTTTACGACTGACTGGCGCTTCACTCCGGCGCGCTCGAAGGAGATTGTCGCTGCCCTGCTGGCCAATGGACGGAATGTTTCCTATGCCGAAATCGACCTCAATTTTGGTCACGACTCTTTCCTGATGGAAGACGCCCACTATCACGGTGTGGTCGATGCCTATCTGCGGAATATCAAGCTATGA
- a CDS encoding PilZ domain-containing protein translates to MLEQRRHQRIRFGNLPRVSIGFGGAIGEGLIENLSLSGLMVRTDMPLEISHNIGCEFRVFGSPMIDVPATVVSRVGDLFGVRFQTGPINQILIDDAISSALASGNASILAVRELGGKKIMRITGGLGNPLRNDFMHALTRVGVDEIDLEGVTVVDQAGLALCLVACNRHGVKLGAQSPCFAEAWKQAVAVPGEIEKMETPGL, encoded by the coding sequence ATGCTGGAACAACGGCGGCATCAACGAATTCGTTTCGGCAACTTGCCTAGAGTCAGTATTGGCTTTGGGGGGGCGATCGGCGAAGGGTTGATCGAAAATCTCTCTTTGTCCGGCCTGATGGTGCGGACAGACATGCCGCTCGAAATTTCGCACAACATCGGCTGTGAGTTTCGGGTTTTCGGTTCGCCAATGATTGATGTTCCAGCCACGGTTGTTAGTCGTGTCGGCGACCTGTTTGGCGTCCGCTTTCAGACCGGGCCAATCAACCAGATACTTATCGACGATGCCATTAGTTCGGCCCTGGCATCTGGGAATGCCTCGATTCTTGCTGTGCGCGAGTTGGGCGGCAAGAAAATTATGCGGATCACCGGTGGCCTCGGAAACCCTCTGCGCAATGATTTCATGCATGCCTTGACGAGAGTAGGGGTGGATGAAATAGATCTCGAAGGCGTCACCGTGGTCGATCAGGCTGGGCTGGCTTTATGCTTGGTGGCCTGCAATCGGCACGGCGTGAAGCTCGGTGCGCAGTCGCCATGTTTTGCCGAGGCCTGGAAGCAGGCTGTGGCGGTACCGGGTGAGATCGAAAAAATGGAAACGCCGGGGTTGTGA